A genomic stretch from Mycobacterium paraterrae includes:
- a CDS encoding sulfotransferase family protein encodes MTDAAPTLVHLDDLAVPRFSAESGQMRDLLATMAPDCPLDADVLHAKAEAETGLTDFGPDDYRERLEVYLAALSEIDGLTAAGIVTFHGQILQLLKNRLLLSDLLARHPEIRDIDLLPPVVIAGLPRTGTTHLHNLLAAGPTFRTIPYWESVEPFPLPAEVGLEPDPRKARMDLALEFMNAAMPHFPLMHEMTTEHVHEEIQLLANDMSTMLFETLAHVPRWRDYYLAHDQTSSYEYLKLQLKALQFLRGGRRWLLKSPQHLEQLAVLGAVFPGVVVVCTHRDPVPVVLSMLAMLTYTARMHRSPVPVREIAASWCDRLELMMGALVRDRDLLPPDRSIDVRFDDFMADELGTVEQVYELAGEPLTDRVRAAVVDYLHHHRRGRLGTIVTSADMFGLDEHDLPSRFTRYRERFSI; translated from the coding sequence GTGACGGATGCGGCTCCCACTCTCGTACACCTCGACGACCTTGCAGTGCCGCGGTTCAGTGCCGAAAGCGGCCAGATGCGCGATCTGTTGGCCACGATGGCGCCGGATTGCCCGCTGGACGCCGACGTGCTGCACGCCAAGGCGGAAGCCGAGACCGGCCTGACCGACTTCGGTCCGGACGATTACCGCGAGCGCCTCGAGGTGTACCTGGCCGCGCTAAGCGAGATCGACGGCTTGACCGCTGCCGGGATCGTCACTTTCCACGGGCAGATATTGCAGCTCCTGAAAAATCGGCTGCTGCTCAGCGACTTGCTGGCGCGCCACCCCGAGATTCGGGACATCGATTTGCTGCCCCCTGTAGTCATCGCGGGCCTGCCCCGGACCGGTACCACCCATCTGCACAACCTGCTGGCCGCGGGGCCCACCTTCCGGACCATTCCCTACTGGGAAAGTGTCGAGCCGTTTCCGCTGCCGGCCGAGGTGGGATTAGAGCCCGATCCCCGCAAGGCGCGCATGGACCTGGCTCTCGAATTCATGAACGCGGCGATGCCGCACTTTCCGCTCATGCACGAGATGACCACCGAGCACGTCCATGAAGAGATCCAGCTGCTGGCCAATGACATGTCGACAATGCTTTTCGAGACGCTTGCCCACGTGCCGCGCTGGCGCGACTACTACCTCGCGCACGACCAGACATCCTCGTACGAATATCTCAAGCTGCAGCTGAAGGCTCTGCAGTTCCTCAGGGGTGGGCGCCGCTGGCTGCTGAAATCGCCACAGCACCTCGAACAGCTGGCGGTTCTGGGCGCGGTGTTTCCGGGCGTCGTTGTCGTGTGCACTCACCGCGACCCCGTGCCGGTAGTGCTATCGATGCTGGCGATGCTGACCTACACCGCGCGCATGCATCGCTCGCCGGTGCCGGTGCGCGAGATCGCCGCATCATGGTGCGACCGCCTAGAACTGATGATGGGCGCTCTCGTCCGCGACCGGGATCTCCTACCGCCCGACCGCTCGATCGACGTTCGCTTCGACGACTTCATGGCGGACGAACTTGGCACGGTCGAGCAAGTCTACGAACTGGCGGGGGAGCCGCTGACCGACCGCGTCCGGGCCGCGGTGGTCGACTATCTGCACCACCATCGACGCGGACGGCTGGGCACGATCGTGACGTCGGCCGACATGTTCGGGCTCGACGAGCACGACCTGCCCAGCCGCTTCACCCGCTATCGGGAGCGGTTCTCAATCTGA
- a CDS encoding TetR/AcrR family transcriptional regulator — protein sequence MKTELGRPRDKRIDGAVLRSTVELLAETGYAELSVDAIARRAGTSKPAIYRRWPSKAHLVHEAVFPITDATALPETGSLAGDVREMVRRTAVVLNSPAARAALPGLVGEMAADLTLHAALLERFGDILSRGLTDRLTDAVARGEARADVTAAEVVEVVAGTTFLALLTRGDALDECWVNRTAALIARGISG from the coding sequence ATGAAAACAGAGCTCGGCCGTCCCCGCGACAAGCGGATCGACGGTGCCGTGCTGCGCTCGACCGTTGAGCTCCTCGCCGAGACTGGCTACGCCGAACTCTCGGTCGATGCAATTGCTCGCCGCGCGGGCACCAGCAAACCCGCGATCTACCGGCGCTGGCCGAGCAAAGCTCACCTCGTACACGAAGCCGTTTTCCCAATCACTGACGCCACTGCCCTCCCCGAGACCGGATCGCTGGCTGGAGACGTTCGCGAGATGGTGCGCCGCACCGCGGTGGTGCTGAACTCCCCCGCGGCTCGCGCCGCCCTGCCCGGCCTCGTCGGTGAGATGGCTGCCGATCTGACGCTGCACGCGGCCTTACTGGAACGTTTCGGCGACATCTTGTCCCGGGGCCTGACCGACCGGCTTACCGATGCCGTCGCCCGCGGCGAGGCCCGGGCGGACGTCACCGCCGCGGAGGTCGTCGAGGTCGTTGCCGGAACGACTTTCCTGGCACTACTCACCCGCGGCGATGCCCTGGACGAGTGCTGGGTGAACCGGACAGCGGCATTGATTGCGAGAGGAATCAGCGGATGA
- a CDS encoding DUF1214 domain-containing protein — protein sequence MTTDGYASTAAWRELLDTLRELDRSFLDGDRAVTDDQQIADGYRMLATTLGVAFDACLFGEPSRPVFAAVNTPFRRDRRWGGDNTDAYYFLCPVDPRRRYRISGNRGDSVYFSLTAYNEPSPGGWSDRIVAIVRDDDLDVDAGGNFSFELGPIPDAAVLMTRDYQADPLTGRPIDWQIESLDEPEPIRHGDAETAAKLRAAAAWMRTMFAIVPLAVGARVDTPHSLGHQIAHAANEFAEPYQVPDANFGWSARDACYSYGSFVLDDDEALVITHRPPSCRFWNLVVWNQFMATHGVIDGRCSINGHSAVPNADGSVTVVLSRDMTTHPNSLTTLDYPRGNLAFRWFLSEDVPARPEVQLVKVTDAPGSIGLPHRNELAP from the coding sequence ATGACCACCGATGGGTACGCGTCCACTGCGGCATGGCGTGAGCTATTGGACACTCTTCGTGAGTTGGATCGCTCGTTCTTGGATGGCGATCGTGCTGTCACCGACGACCAGCAGATCGCCGACGGCTATCGGATGTTGGCCACCACCCTGGGTGTGGCTTTCGACGCCTGTCTGTTCGGTGAGCCGAGTCGACCCGTGTTCGCGGCGGTCAATACACCGTTTCGGCGTGACCGTCGGTGGGGCGGCGACAACACCGATGCCTACTACTTCCTCTGTCCGGTCGACCCCCGCCGCCGTTACCGCATCAGTGGCAACCGCGGTGACAGCGTGTACTTCTCGCTGACGGCGTACAACGAGCCGTCGCCGGGCGGCTGGTCGGACCGGATCGTGGCGATCGTGCGTGACGACGATCTCGACGTCGATGCCGGCGGGAATTTTTCGTTCGAGCTCGGACCGATACCGGACGCGGCGGTACTGATGACCCGCGACTACCAGGCCGACCCGCTGACGGGCCGCCCGATCGACTGGCAAATCGAATCGCTCGACGAGCCCGAGCCGATCCGACATGGCGATGCCGAGACCGCGGCAAAGCTGCGTGCGGCAGCGGCCTGGATGCGAACCATGTTCGCGATCGTCCCATTGGCAGTGGGTGCGCGGGTCGACACGCCGCATTCTCTGGGCCACCAGATCGCGCACGCAGCAAACGAATTCGCCGAACCATACCAAGTACCGGACGCCAATTTCGGATGGTCGGCGCGCGATGCCTGCTACTCCTACGGCAGCTTCGTGTTGGACGACGACGAGGCGCTGGTGATTACGCACCGCCCACCATCCTGCAGATTCTGGAATCTGGTGGTGTGGAACCAGTTCATGGCCACCCACGGCGTCATCGACGGCCGTTGCTCGATCAACGGTCACTCCGCGGTGCCGAATGCCGACGGGTCGGTGACTGTCGTCCTTTCCCGTGACATGACGACACATCCGAATTCGCTGACCACACTTGACTATCCTCGCGGCAACCTGGCGTTTCGGTGGTTTCTCAGCGAAGACGTCCCGGCCCGGCCCGAGGTACAACTGGTGAAAGTGACTGATGCGCCGGGCAGCATCGGTTTACCTCACCGAAATGAACTGGCCCCCTAG
- a CDS encoding cutinase family protein, translated as MNAHRVTRPVSAALAAAGLLGFTTLPVSTAPPAAAQCPDTQVVFARGTGEEPGVGPTGQAFIDALRSRLPGKSVDVYPVNYPASDQWSTGLDGIRDAGAHVVSEAAACPNTKMVLGGYSQGAAVAGFVTSPAVPDSVPQDIDPATIPKPLDPSVANHVAAVVLFGTPNVRAMNFLGQPQLVIGPLYQSKTIEVCAVEDPVCSEGVNFAAHNSYVDDGSVIAQGADFAASHLQGAGGPAPQHGGFGS; from the coding sequence ATGAATGCGCATCGCGTCACTCGTCCCGTCAGTGCTGCGCTGGCCGCGGCAGGTTTACTCGGATTTACCACGTTACCGGTTTCCACTGCCCCACCGGCCGCCGCGCAGTGTCCGGACACGCAGGTCGTCTTCGCACGCGGCACCGGGGAAGAACCGGGTGTCGGGCCGACCGGCCAAGCGTTCATCGATGCGCTGCGCAGCCGTCTGCCCGGTAAGTCAGTGGACGTCTACCCGGTGAACTACCCGGCCAGCGACCAATGGTCGACCGGACTCGACGGCATCAGGGATGCCGGCGCGCACGTGGTGTCCGAGGCCGCTGCCTGCCCGAACACCAAGATGGTGCTCGGCGGATACTCCCAGGGCGCAGCGGTCGCGGGCTTCGTGACGTCGCCCGCCGTGCCGGACTCGGTGCCCCAAGACATTGATCCGGCGACCATACCCAAGCCGCTTGACCCCTCAGTCGCCAATCATGTTGCCGCAGTTGTTCTCTTTGGGACGCCCAACGTCCGGGCGATGAACTTCCTCGGTCAGCCGCAGCTCGTGATCGGGCCGCTGTACCAGTCCAAGACCATCGAGGTGTGCGCGGTCGAGGACCCGGTGTGTTCCGAAGGGGTGAACTTCGCCGCGCATAACAGCTACGTCGATGACGGCAGCGTGATCGCCCAAGGCGCCGACTTTGCGGCAAGCCACCTGCAGGGAGCCGGCGGCCCAGCGCCACAACACGGTGGCTTCGGCAGCTGA
- a CDS encoding NAD(P)H-dependent amine dehydrogenase family protein yields MGIRVAHVATGNVGRLALTELISNPRFDLVGLCVSTPDKVGRDAGELAGLDAITGISAVDDLDALIAARPECIVYCAMGDTRLPEAMADVMRILAAGINVVGSSPGLLQYPWGVMPEKYIQRVEDAAQQGNSSLFISGVDPGFVNDLIPLALAGTCQRIEQVRCMEIHDYASYDGAEVMHYMGFARPLDEIPMLLQPGVLSIAWGTAIRQLAAGLGIEVDEITESYQREPAPEDFDIAVGHVAKGTLAVLQFEIRGMVDGHPAIVIEHVTRLRPDLRPDLPQPAAGGGSYRIQITGEPSYAVDIVPSSRFGDHNQAAISGAAGRIVNAIPAVIAAAPGIRTTLDLPFITGSGLYAREEVVTA; encoded by the coding sequence ATGGGGATCCGAGTCGCCCATGTTGCCACCGGAAACGTGGGCCGGTTGGCGCTGACCGAGCTGATCAGCAACCCGCGGTTCGACCTGGTCGGCCTCTGCGTCTCGACGCCGGACAAAGTCGGCAGGGACGCCGGCGAGCTCGCCGGACTGGATGCGATCACCGGGATCTCCGCCGTCGACGACCTCGACGCGCTGATCGCCGCCCGGCCGGAGTGCATCGTGTACTGCGCGATGGGCGACACCCGTCTGCCCGAGGCGATGGCCGACGTGATGCGCATACTGGCTGCCGGGATCAACGTCGTGGGCTCCTCGCCCGGGTTGCTGCAGTATCCCTGGGGTGTCATGCCGGAGAAATACATTCAGCGGGTGGAAGATGCTGCCCAACAGGGAAACTCGAGTTTGTTCATCAGCGGTGTCGACCCTGGCTTTGTCAACGACCTGATTCCACTCGCCCTGGCCGGCACCTGTCAGCGCATCGAGCAGGTTCGTTGCATGGAGATTCATGACTATGCGTCCTATGACGGCGCAGAAGTCATGCACTACATGGGTTTCGCCCGCCCGCTGGACGAAATTCCCATGTTGCTGCAGCCGGGCGTGCTCAGTATTGCGTGGGGGACGGCGATCCGGCAGCTCGCCGCGGGTCTCGGGATCGAGGTCGACGAGATCACCGAGTCGTATCAACGCGAACCGGCACCTGAGGATTTCGACATCGCGGTCGGCCATGTCGCCAAGGGCACACTCGCTGTCCTGCAATTCGAGATCCGCGGCATGGTCGACGGCCACCCTGCCATTGTCATCGAGCACGTCACTCGCCTACGGCCTGATCTGCGCCCGGACCTCCCGCAGCCCGCTGCGGGAGGGGGCTCGTATCGCATTCAAATCACCGGGGAGCCTTCGTATGCCGTCGACATCGTGCCCAGCAGCCGCTTCGGCGATCACAATCAAGCCGCGATCTCGGGCGCGGCCGGCCGTATCGTCAATGCCATTCCCGCGGTGATCGCCGCGGCGCCCGGTATCAGGACGACCTTGGACCTGCCGTTCATCACTGGAAGCGGACTCTACGCTCGCGAAGAGGTCGTGACTGCGTAA
- the mbp1 gene encoding microaggregate-binding protein 1, which yields MADQNSGPEEGIKGAVEGVKGKVKEVGGTIAGRDDIKREGEAQQDKADAQRDAAKKEAEAESARAGAESAEQRQKKHQ from the coding sequence ATGGCGGATCAGAATAGCGGGCCAGAAGAAGGCATCAAGGGTGCCGTCGAAGGCGTCAAAGGAAAAGTCAAGGAAGTCGGCGGAACCATCGCCGGACGTGATGACATCAAGCGGGAGGGTGAGGCTCAGCAGGACAAGGCCGACGCTCAGCGCGATGCGGCGAAGAAAGAGGCCGAGGCCGAGTCGGCTCGCGCCGGCGCCGAGTCCGCCGAACAGCGGCAGAAAAAGCACCAGTAG
- a CDS encoding SDR family NAD(P)-dependent oxidoreductase → MTVPQPLLEGRRVLVTGAATGIGAAAVRVLHDAGAQLVATYHRTPAAVDAAAVTWLQCDVRDVHSVDRTFEGAVEELGGLDVLVHAAGLWQPGVPGSIGSDEVDFLLATNVKATVLTNQAAYRAMRENGGQIINFGSAEAVMGSPVAAVYAATKGAVQAWTRSAAKAWGADRVTVNALAPAVKTPGADRFRDFLGPDVAPFIDQQMKLSIPLGGKLGDPTDDLGPVLVFLASAAAHFITGQLIPVDGGLAMVGG, encoded by the coding sequence ATGACAGTACCGCAGCCCTTACTGGAAGGCCGCCGAGTATTGGTGACCGGCGCCGCCACCGGGATCGGAGCAGCGGCCGTCCGCGTTCTGCACGATGCGGGAGCGCAACTTGTGGCTACCTATCATCGGACCCCCGCCGCTGTCGACGCGGCGGCAGTGACGTGGTTGCAGTGCGACGTCCGAGATGTGCACTCGGTGGACAGGACTTTTGAGGGCGCGGTGGAGGAACTCGGCGGTCTGGACGTGCTGGTCCACGCCGCAGGCCTGTGGCAGCCGGGAGTGCCCGGGTCCATCGGCAGCGACGAGGTCGATTTTCTGCTGGCGACCAACGTGAAGGCGACAGTGCTGACCAATCAGGCCGCCTACCGAGCGATGCGCGAAAACGGTGGTCAGATAATCAATTTCGGATCCGCCGAGGCCGTGATGGGTAGCCCGGTCGCGGCTGTTTACGCGGCCACCAAGGGTGCGGTCCAGGCGTGGACACGTTCCGCGGCCAAGGCGTGGGGCGCGGATCGAGTCACTGTCAACGCGCTTGCGCCCGCGGTGAAGACACCTGGTGCGGACCGGTTTCGCGACTTCCTCGGTCCGGACGTCGCCCCGTTCATCGACCAGCAGATGAAGTTGTCGATCCCGTTGGGCGGCAAGCTCGGCGACCCCACCGACGACCTGGGCCCGGTATTGGTCTTCCTGGCCAGCGCCGCAGCCCATTTCATCACCGGTCAGCTGATCCCGGTCGACGGCGGCCTGGCCATGGTCGGTGGCTGA
- a CDS encoding amidohydrolase family protein, giving the protein MKSIDDLAANLNFTTAKTGQDRSVTFLPDPPRALRRYTLISVDDHIVEPPDTFTGRLPLRFADRAPKVVETDHGGQTWVYDNQVLPNVGFNAVVGRPVSEYGFEPVRFDEMRRGAWDIDARVKDMDLNGVYASLNFPSFLPGFAGQRLQQVTKDRDLALASVRAWNDWHHDVWAGSHPGRIIACQLPWLLDPELGAQMIYENAERGFHAITFSENPSMLGLPSIHSGHWDPMMAACADTGTVVNLHIGSSGSSPSTTDDAPPDVQGVLFFAYAISAAVDWLYSGLPSRFPDLKICLSEGGIGWVAGLLDRLDHMLGYHEMYGTWAALGESLTPAEVFTRNFWFCAVEDKSSFVQHDRIGADNIMLEADYPHCDSTWPHTQEIVHQQIGDLPVHLIRKFTWENASRLYRHPVPAEVQVDPDAF; this is encoded by the coding sequence ATGAAATCGATCGACGATCTGGCCGCCAATCTGAATTTCACCACCGCGAAGACCGGCCAAGACCGGTCAGTCACGTTTCTGCCTGATCCGCCCAGGGCTTTGCGGCGTTACACCCTGATCTCGGTGGACGATCACATCGTCGAGCCGCCGGACACATTCACCGGGCGCCTGCCGCTCCGGTTCGCCGACCGCGCACCGAAGGTGGTGGAGACCGACCACGGCGGCCAGACGTGGGTCTACGACAACCAGGTGCTGCCAAACGTCGGATTTAACGCGGTCGTCGGTCGTCCGGTGTCGGAGTACGGCTTCGAGCCGGTGCGCTTCGACGAAATGCGGCGGGGTGCTTGGGATATCGATGCCCGGGTCAAAGACATGGACCTCAACGGCGTCTACGCGTCACTCAATTTTCCGTCATTCTTGCCAGGGTTCGCCGGCCAGCGCCTGCAGCAGGTGACCAAGGACCGCGATCTGGCGCTGGCCTCGGTGCGCGCCTGGAACGACTGGCATCACGACGTGTGGGCCGGTTCGCACCCGGGCCGGATCATTGCTTGCCAGCTGCCTTGGCTGCTGGATCCCGAACTCGGTGCGCAGATGATTTACGAGAACGCCGAGCGCGGATTCCATGCGATCACCTTCAGCGAAAATCCGTCCATGCTGGGGTTGCCCAGCATTCATTCCGGCCACTGGGATCCGATGATGGCCGCGTGCGCGGACACCGGGACGGTGGTGAACCTACACATCGGGTCGTCGGGGTCGTCGCCGTCGACCACAGACGACGCACCACCGGATGTGCAGGGCGTGCTGTTCTTCGCGTACGCCATATCGGCGGCGGTCGATTGGCTGTACTCCGGGTTGCCGAGCAGGTTCCCCGATCTCAAGATCTGCTTGTCCGAGGGCGGAATCGGTTGGGTCGCAGGGCTATTGGATCGCCTCGATCATATGCTCGGTTACCACGAAATGTACGGCACATGGGCCGCGCTGGGGGAGAGCCTGACCCCGGCCGAGGTGTTCACCCGCAACTTCTGGTTCTGCGCCGTGGAAGACAAGTCGTCTTTCGTGCAGCACGATCGCATCGGAGCCGACAACATCATGCTGGAAGCCGATTATCCGCACTGCGACTCCACCTGGCCGCATACACAGGAGATCGTGCATCAGCAGATCGGGGATCTGCCGGTGCACCTGATCCGGAAGTTCACCTGGGAGAACGCATCACGGCTGTATCGCCACCCCGTACCGGCCGAGGTGCAGGTCGACCCTGACGCGTTCTGA
- a CDS encoding class II aldolase/adducin family protein: MNAPDARQGGLQVWAPSVVPPVGVDLTDEQALAVAFRHLAAIGFAENLAGHITWQPDGRTDMFVNPWGLWWQEITASDICVVNPDARVVRGRWDVTPAIHIHTELHRARSDARVVIHNHPYYVCVLAALGRLPELVHQTGSLFLDDLCLVETYDGEIDSASRAADLAARIGGANLTILANHGVIATGRNLAEAVYRAASIERVCRLAYDVLLTGMRPTPMNWSDMAGVQRSLVERAADVYWAGAARLTIKADPAVLD; this comes from the coding sequence ATGAACGCTCCTGACGCCCGCCAAGGCGGCCTGCAGGTGTGGGCGCCGTCGGTGGTCCCGCCCGTCGGCGTCGACCTGACCGACGAGCAAGCGCTGGCCGTCGCCTTCCGTCACCTGGCCGCGATCGGTTTCGCCGAGAATCTGGCCGGACACATCACCTGGCAACCCGATGGGCGGACCGACATGTTCGTCAATCCGTGGGGCCTGTGGTGGCAGGAGATCACCGCCTCGGACATCTGCGTGGTGAACCCCGACGCGAGGGTGGTGCGCGGGCGGTGGGACGTCACGCCCGCGATTCACATCCACACCGAGCTGCACCGTGCCCGCAGCGACGCTCGGGTGGTCATTCACAACCACCCGTATTACGTCTGCGTGCTCGCCGCGCTGGGCAGGCTGCCGGAGCTGGTGCATCAGACCGGCTCATTGTTCCTGGATGACCTCTGCCTAGTCGAGACCTACGACGGCGAGATCGACAGTGCTTCGCGCGCAGCCGATCTCGCGGCCCGGATCGGTGGCGCCAATCTCACGATCCTGGCCAATCATGGCGTGATCGCCACCGGGCGCAATCTCGCGGAGGCCGTCTACCGCGCCGCATCCATCGAGCGGGTCTGCAGGCTCGCCTACGACGTGCTGCTCACCGGCATGCGACCCACGCCGATGAATTGGTCGGACATGGCCGGCGTGCAGCGGTCACTCGTCGAACGCGCGGCCGACGTGTATTGGGCGGGTGCGGCACGCCTGACCATCAAAGCCGATCCCGCCGTCCTGGATTGA
- a CDS encoding class I adenylate-forming enzyme family protein has protein sequence MSTGRVDTVGSPAFTDEESARYYAAGWWSGSTLSEAVARNAMQRPGRAAYIDRPGQPVTWCEFDLAATALAEQLIGAGVARGDRIAVWHGDSSALHALFVAIERCGAVVVGIGARAGVREVAAILRAGQPSMLICDAPRDDDAARATADIPVVVLTAIGGKLRLDVEAAPVALPADRALGPDEAFLINSTSGTTGLPKCVVHTQNRWFYFHQKAVENGQLTPDDTFLPVIPMPFGFGVWTSHTTPIFSGATAVILDRFGARATCQAIAEHRVTVLCCVSTQLTMLIADSAAREYDLSSVRVVFTGGEALPYRPAEEFERLTGATILQFYGSNETGLLSATTIHDSQSRRLRTAGRTVPEMAVRLFDRDRDVTTEGRGQPACRGPATSLGYLGGTDHDKLFTSDGWMRMGDICEIDADGYVTVTGRTSDFILRGGKNISAAQVEDAATVHPAIAVAAAVAMPDPVFGEKVCLYVELVEAASVDLPGLIDFLLADGVSKELLPERLIVVDRLPRSSGGKIAKAALREDVQARMEINHERS, from the coding sequence ATGAGTACCGGCCGCGTGGACACCGTGGGTTCGCCGGCCTTCACCGACGAAGAATCGGCTCGCTATTACGCGGCCGGCTGGTGGTCAGGCTCGACCCTGTCTGAGGCGGTCGCGCGCAACGCCATGCAACGCCCGGGTCGTGCCGCCTACATCGATCGGCCAGGCCAACCGGTGACATGGTGCGAATTCGACCTCGCTGCAACGGCTCTCGCGGAACAGCTGATCGGTGCCGGTGTGGCACGAGGTGATCGAATCGCGGTGTGGCACGGTGACTCAAGCGCCCTACACGCCTTGTTCGTCGCCATCGAGCGTTGCGGGGCCGTTGTGGTCGGCATCGGCGCTCGAGCCGGCGTCCGCGAGGTCGCCGCGATCCTTCGCGCCGGGCAACCGTCGATGTTGATCTGCGACGCTCCACGTGACGACGACGCGGCCCGGGCTACCGCCGATATCCCGGTCGTGGTCCTGACCGCGATTGGCGGGAAACTTCGGCTGGACGTCGAGGCCGCGCCCGTGGCGTTGCCGGCCGACCGTGCGCTCGGGCCCGACGAGGCCTTCCTGATCAATTCGACGTCGGGAACCACCGGGTTGCCAAAGTGTGTCGTACACACCCAGAACCGCTGGTTTTATTTCCACCAGAAGGCAGTCGAGAACGGTCAGCTGACGCCCGACGACACCTTTCTGCCAGTCATCCCGATGCCATTCGGGTTCGGGGTGTGGACCAGTCACACCACGCCGATCTTCTCGGGGGCCACCGCGGTGATTCTCGACCGCTTCGGCGCCCGCGCGACCTGTCAGGCGATCGCGGAGCATCGCGTTACGGTGTTGTGCTGCGTGAGTACGCAGTTGACGATGCTCATCGCCGACAGCGCCGCACGCGAGTATGACCTGAGTTCGGTGCGAGTCGTCTTCACCGGCGGTGAGGCGCTGCCTTACCGTCCGGCAGAGGAATTCGAGAGGCTAACCGGCGCAACGATTCTTCAGTTCTACGGATCGAACGAGACTGGTTTGCTCAGCGCCACCACCATTCACGATTCGCAGTCGCGTCGCCTGCGCACGGCCGGCCGCACCGTTCCAGAGATGGCGGTACGCCTCTTCGACCGCGACAGGGATGTGACTACGGAGGGCCGGGGCCAGCCAGCATGCCGCGGTCCCGCCACCAGCCTCGGCTACCTCGGCGGCACCGACCACGACAAGTTGTTTACCTCGGACGGGTGGATGCGGATGGGTGACATCTGCGAGATCGATGCCGACGGATACGTGACTGTCACTGGCCGCACGTCGGACTTCATCCTGCGAGGCGGCAAGAACATCAGCGCGGCCCAGGTCGAGGACGCCGCCACCGTACATCCCGCCATCGCGGTCGCGGCCGCGGTAGCCATGCCCGACCCGGTGTTCGGCGAGAAAGTCTGCCTGTACGTGGAATTGGTCGAGGCGGCGTCGGTCGATCTGCCGGGTCTGATCGACTTTCTACTGGCCGACGGTGTGTCGAAGGAGCTGCTCCCCGAGCGCCTGATCGTGGTCGACCGGCTACCCCGATCGTCGGGCGGCAAGATCGCCAAAGCCGCACTCCGTGAGGATGTTCAGGCAAGGATGGAGATCAACCATGAACGCTCCTGA
- a CDS encoding Gfo/Idh/MocA family protein yields MSEPGKPLRVGVLGAARIAPAALIKPAKDNPAVVVSAVAARDRSRAQAFAGKYGIARVHDNYEALLADPELDAIYNPLPNGLHGKWTRAAIDAGKHVLCEKPFTANADEARAIAALAAQSDRVVMEAFHYRYHPLALRTEQIIASGALGRLTRVEAALCFPLPKFSDIRYDYALAGGALMDAGCYAVHMVRTFGGSTPEVVSAKATLHDPQIDRAMTAELRFAEGHTGQIRCSMWSTRLLEISTRVVGERGEVKLFNPVTPHFVHRLTVRDATGRRVERFSRRPSYAYQLDAFAAAVQRGEPVKTTPEDAIENMTLIDAIYRAAGLPLRQPS; encoded by the coding sequence GTGTCTGAACCGGGAAAGCCCCTGCGCGTCGGCGTGCTCGGCGCGGCCAGGATCGCGCCGGCGGCGCTCATCAAGCCTGCCAAGGACAACCCCGCTGTGGTGGTGTCGGCGGTAGCCGCGCGAGACCGGTCACGTGCTCAAGCGTTCGCCGGCAAATACGGGATTGCGCGAGTGCATGACAACTACGAGGCGCTGCTCGCCGATCCTGAGCTGGATGCGATCTACAACCCGTTGCCGAACGGCTTGCATGGCAAATGGACTCGGGCAGCAATCGATGCCGGCAAACACGTGCTGTGCGAGAAGCCATTCACCGCCAACGCCGACGAGGCACGCGCGATTGCCGCCTTGGCGGCGCAATCCGATCGTGTCGTGATGGAGGCATTTCACTATCGCTACCATCCGCTCGCACTTCGCACCGAGCAGATCATCGCGTCCGGCGCGCTGGGAAGGCTCACGCGAGTCGAGGCCGCTCTTTGCTTCCCGCTGCCTAAGTTCTCCGACATTCGGTACGACTACGCGCTGGCCGGCGGAGCGCTGATGGACGCCGGCTGCTACGCCGTGCACATGGTCCGCACCTTCGGCGGGTCGACCCCCGAGGTGGTCTCCGCCAAGGCGACACTTCACGACCCGCAGATCGACCGGGCCATGACGGCGGAATTGCGCTTCGCTGAGGGGCACACCGGTCAGATTCGCTGCTCAATGTGGTCCACCCGCCTGTTGGAAATTAGCACCCGAGTGGTCGGCGAGCGGGGTGAGGTGAAGCTATTCAATCCAGTGACCCCGCACTTCGTCCACCGACTCACGGTCCGCGACGCCACGGGCCGACGCGTCGAGCGCTTTTCTCGCCGGCCGTCCTACGCCTACCAGCTCGACGCTTTCGCCGCGGCAGTCCAGCGCGGCGAACCGGTGAAAACGACACCGGAAGACGCAATCGAGAACATGACCTTGATCGACGCCATTTACCGCGCGGCCGGCCTTCCGCTGCGGCAGCCGAGCTGA